A part of Antechinus flavipes isolate AdamAnt ecotype Samford, QLD, Australia chromosome 6, AdamAnt_v2, whole genome shotgun sequence genomic DNA contains:
- the TNNI2 gene encoding troponin I, fast skeletal muscle: MLQIAATELEKEESRRESEKANYLAEHCPPLHLPGSMSEVQDLCRQLHAKVDAAEEEKYDMEVKVQKSTKELEDMNQKLFDLRGKFKRPPLRRVRMSADAMLKALLGSKHKVCMDLRANLKQVKKEDTEKERDLRDVGDWRKNIEEKSGMEGRKKMFETES; this comes from the exons ATGCTCCAGATAGCGGCCactgagctggagaaagaagagagccGCCGGGAGTCCGAGAAAGCCAACTACCTGGCTGAGCACTGCCCGCCCCTGCACCTGCCAGGGTCCATGTCGGAGGTGCAG gaccTCTGCAGGCAGCTCCACGCCAAGGTCGATGCAGCTGAAGAGGAGAAATATGACATGGAAGTGAAGGTTCAGAAAAGCACAAAGGAG CTGGAAGACATGAACCAGAAGCTCTTTGACCTTCGAGGCAAGTTCAAGAGGCCTCCTCTGAGGAGGGTGAGGATGTCGGCTGACGCCATGCTGAAGGCGCTGCTGGGCTCCAAGCACAAGGTGTGTATGGACCTGAGAGCCAACCTGAAGCAGGTGAAGAAGGAGGACACCGAGAAG GAAAGGGACCTTCGTGACGTGGGTGACTGGAGGAAGAACATTGAAGAAAAGTCTGGAATGGAGGGCAGAAAGAAGATGTTTGAGACCGAGTCCTAG
- the SYT8 gene encoding synaptotagmin-8, whose product MGAGGGRSPRGLGTGGCGPARAAALTLALEPASPALPPTLSGRGTPERASKRLPQFPSRVKPQAGAPSYRQLQEPKGAPPTPASRKQVGVGRPGGGGSPVPPQARRACSLGVAVGAGPARCGRGRTDGLGAGPGRSRARCLITAYEKVALSAGLAAPSCPCPSLHRGPPTRRGGFRRGGHRGFALARAQAQECASGTRRDGWVPWWLLVTVLGGAAFLLASCLLCAVCCWRRRRRRKKGVKKETVGLATASSATSAHLVQPELDDVALGLEEPRRGRLQVSLEYNFRSQELRVGLKQAADLRALQATGLADPYARIYLRSDPRRVHETKVHRQTLGPVFNESCVFQVPQAELPEALLVIQVLDFHRFSCQPPLGELLIPLGTSDLQHVLEQWYELGPPGGAQQEQTGELCFSLRYVPSTGRLTVVILEARGLRQGLSDSYVKVQLLLNGKKWKKKKTGVKSSLGSPYFNEAFAFPVPFSQIQNVDLLVSVWGRGRASRARPLGKLLLGGRAAGQQLHHWSDMLAQARRPVAQWHRLRPPEEVDQALTLKRGP is encoded by the exons ATGGGAGCCGGGGGAGGCCGGAGTCCCCGAGGGCTGGGGACGGGAGGCTGTGGCCCCGCCCGAGCAGCCGCACTAACTTTGGCCTTGGAGCCCGCGAGCCCCGCTCTCCCTCCCACGCTGAGCGGCCGCGGGACCCCTGAGCGAGCTAGTAAaaggctgcctcagtttccctcacgTGTAAA GCCACAGGCGGGGGCTCCCTCCTACCGCCAACTGCAGGAGCCGAAAGGTGCCCCTCCCACGCCGGCTTCCAGGAAGCAGGTGGGGGTGGGgcggccggggggggggggcagtccCGTCCCTCCCCAGGCACGCCGAGCCTGCAGTCTGGGAGTCGCGGTGGGCGCCGGGCCCGCCCGCTGCGGTCGGGGCCGGACAGACGGGCTCGGGGCCGGGCCGGGACGGAGCCGGGCCCGGTGCCTAATCACCGCTTATGAAAAGGTGGCTTTGAGCGCAGGGCTCGCCGCCCCTTCCTGCCCCTGCCCATCCCTGCACCGCGGGCCCCCCACCCGCCGCGGGGGCTTCCGCAGAGGCGGCCACCGGGGGTTTGCTTTGGCTCGCGCCCAAGCCCAGGAATGTGCCTCCGGGACGCGGCGAGATGGATGGG TGCCCTGGTGGCTGCTCGTCACTGTCCTCGGGGGAGCTGCCTTCCTGCTGGCCTCCTGCCTGCTCTGCGCGGTCTGCTGCTGGCGCCGGCGGCGGCGAAGGAAGAAGGGTGTGAAGAAGGAGACGGTGGGCCTGGCCACGGCCTCCAGCGCCACCAGCGCCCACCTG GTGCAGCCCGAGCTGGACGACGTGGCGCTGGGGCTGGAGGAGCCCAGGAGGGGGCGGCTGCAGGTCTCCCTAGAATACAACTTCCGGAGCCAGGAG CTGAGGGTCGGCCTGAAGCAGGCGGCCGATCTGAGGGCCCTGCAGGCCACGGGCCTGGCCGACCCCTACGCCAGGATCTACCTGAGGTCGGACCCCCGGAGGGTCCACGAGACCAAGGTGCACCGGCAGACCCTGGGCCCCGTCTTCAACGAGAGCTGCGTCTTCCAG GTACCCCAGGCGGAGCTCCCCGAGGCCCTGCTGGTGATCCAGGTCCTGGATTTCCACCGCTTCTCCTGCCAGCCGCCCCTCGGGGAGCTGCTGATCCCCCTGGGCACGAGCGACCTTCAGCACGTCCTGGAGCAGTGGTATGAGCTGGGGCCGCCCGGCGGGGCCCAG CAGGAGCAGACGGGGGAGCTTTGCTTCTCCCTCCGCTACGTGCCCAGCACCGGGAGGCTGACGGTGGTGATCCTGGAGGCTCGAGGCCTGCGGCAGGGGCTGTCAG ATTCCTATGTGAAGGTTCAGCTCCTCCTGAAcgggaagaaatggaagaagaagaaaaccgGGGTGAAAAGCAGCTTGGGCAGCCCCTACTTTAACGAAGCCTTCGCCTTCCCCGTGCCCTTCAGCCAGATCCAG AACGTGGACCTGCTGGTGTCCGTGTGGGGCCGCGGCCGCGCGTCCAGGGCCCGGCCCCTGGGGAAGCTCCTGCTGGGCGGCCGGGCCGCGGGGCAGCAGCTGCACCACTGGTCGGACATGCTGGCCCAGGCCCGGCGGCCCGTGGCCCAGTGGCACAGACTGCGGCCCCCCGAGGAGGTGGACCAGGCCCTGACGCTGAAAAGGGGCCCCTAG
- the LOC127541933 gene encoding cytosolic 5'-nucleotidase 1A-like isoform X2: MAAPEAVILNPDVAQKDPREALVVAVTARATFDLEAEHQLFLAQGPEEYTKYQREHATEPLPPGTAFPFIQAVQLVNQRLLERDPQERGLLDVMVLSNNSPEAGRRIVHCARQADRTDVCNALKRGVPAALLFQQEVQAPSTQLRLAFDGDAVLFSDETDRVFRERGLQGAAEYEKALEAVPIGDGPLKAFALRLGRLRDKFGPEDSPVRTYLVTARSRGDMSVRALNTLRAWGLRLDEVFFMDGAPKGPTLARVRPHIFFDDSMSNIRGAQDAGVPSALVPCDC, encoded by the exons ATGGCAGCTCCGGAGGCCGTGATCCTCAACCCTGACGTGGCCCAG AAGGACCCTCGGGAAGCGCTGGTCGTGGCGGTCACTGCCAGAGCCACCTTCGACCTGGAGGCGGAGCACCAGCTGTTCCTGGCCCAGGGCCCGGAGGAGTACACCAAGTACCAGAGGGAGCACGCCACGGAGCCGCTGCCCCCGGGCACAGCCTTCCCCTTCATCCAG GCGGTGCAGCTGGTCAATCAGAGGCTGCTGGAGCGGGACCCGCAGGAGCGAGGTCTCCTGGACGTCATGGTCCTCTCCAACAACAGCCCGGAGGCCGGCAGGAGGATCGTCCACTGCGCCAGGCAGGCGG ACAGGACCGACGTCTGCAACGCCCTGAAGAGGG GGGTCCCCGCCGCCCTCCTTTTCCAGCAGGAGGTCCAGGCGCCCAGCACCCAGCTGCGCTTGGCCTTCGACGGGGACGCCGTGCTCTTCTCGGACGAGACGGACCGGGTCTTCCGGGAGCGGGGGCTACAGGGGGCCGCGGAGTATGAGAAGGCCCTGGAGGCCGTGCCCATCGGAGAC GGGCCGCTGAAAGCCTTCGCCCTGCGGCTGGGGCGGCTGCGCGACAAGTTCGGGCCCGAGGACTCCCCGGTGCGCACCTACCTGGTCACGGCGCGCAGCCGCGGGGACATGAGCGTGCGCGCGCTGAACACCCTGCGGGCCTGGGGGCTGCGGCTCGACGAGGTCTTCTTCATGGACGGCGCCCCCAAGGGACCCACGCTGGCCCGCGTCCGCCCCCACATCTTCTTTGATGACTCCATGTCCAACATCCGGGGGGCTCAGGACGCCGGCGTCCCCTCCGCCCTGGTGCCCTGTGACTGCTGA
- the LOC127541933 gene encoding cytosolic 5'-nucleotidase 1A-like isoform X1: MAAPEAVILNPDVAQKDPREALVVAVTARATFDLEAEHQLFLAQGPEEYTKYQREHATEPLPPGTAFPFIQAVQLVNQRLLERDPQERGLLDVMVLSNNSPEAGRRIVHCARQAGLEISKFCFVSAEDSTQYLREHNVGLFLSADRTDVCNALKRGVPAALLFQQEVQAPSTQLRLAFDGDAVLFSDETDRVFRERGLQGAAEYEKALEAVPIGDGPLKAFALRLGRLRDKFGPEDSPVRTYLVTARSRGDMSVRALNTLRAWGLRLDEVFFMDGAPKGPTLARVRPHIFFDDSMSNIRGAQDAGVPSALVPCDC; encoded by the exons ATGGCAGCTCCGGAGGCCGTGATCCTCAACCCTGACGTGGCCCAG AAGGACCCTCGGGAAGCGCTGGTCGTGGCGGTCACTGCCAGAGCCACCTTCGACCTGGAGGCGGAGCACCAGCTGTTCCTGGCCCAGGGCCCGGAGGAGTACACCAAGTACCAGAGGGAGCACGCCACGGAGCCGCTGCCCCCGGGCACAGCCTTCCCCTTCATCCAG GCGGTGCAGCTGGTCAATCAGAGGCTGCTGGAGCGGGACCCGCAGGAGCGAGGTCTCCTGGACGTCATGGTCCTCTCCAACAACAGCCCGGAGGCCGGCAGGAGGATCGTCCACTGCGCCAGGCAGGCGG GCCTGGAGATCTCCAAGTTCTGCTTCGTCAGCGCCGAGGACTCCACCCAGTACCTCCGGGAGCACAACGTGGGGCTCTTTCTGTCCGCAGACAGGACCGACGTCTGCAACGCCCTGAAGAGGG GGGTCCCCGCCGCCCTCCTTTTCCAGCAGGAGGTCCAGGCGCCCAGCACCCAGCTGCGCTTGGCCTTCGACGGGGACGCCGTGCTCTTCTCGGACGAGACGGACCGGGTCTTCCGGGAGCGGGGGCTACAGGGGGCCGCGGAGTATGAGAAGGCCCTGGAGGCCGTGCCCATCGGAGAC GGGCCGCTGAAAGCCTTCGCCCTGCGGCTGGGGCGGCTGCGCGACAAGTTCGGGCCCGAGGACTCCCCGGTGCGCACCTACCTGGTCACGGCGCGCAGCCGCGGGGACATGAGCGTGCGCGCGCTGAACACCCTGCGGGCCTGGGGGCTGCGGCTCGACGAGGTCTTCTTCATGGACGGCGCCCCCAAGGGACCCACGCTGGCCCGCGTCCGCCCCCACATCTTCTTTGATGACTCCATGTCCAACATCCGGGGGGCTCAGGACGCCGGCGTCCCCTCCGCCCTGGTGCCCTGTGACTGCTGA